A window of Gallaecimonas kandeliae genomic DNA:
GGGAGCAGGCCGCCATGGCCGCCTTCACCCGGATAGCCAAGGCCCTGGCCGAGGCCGGCGTGCTGGTACCAGAGCCCCTGGCCGCTACCGACAACGCCATGCTGCTGCCCGACCTCGGCGACAGGCTTCTCAGCGGCCTGGCGCCCAGCGAACGCGGCCCCTGGTACCGGAAGGCGGTGGCGCTGCTTGCCAAGGTGCAGGGCCTGACGCTGGAGCTGCCCCAGGCCGGCATGGCCTTTGTCCAGCGCAAGCGGGATTTGTTCCAGGATTGGTACCTGGGCCGCCATCTCGGCGTCGAACTGGCCCCGGGCCGCCTGGACGGGGTCTTCGCCCTGCTCTTCGACAACTTCTTTGCCCAACCCTTGGTGCCGGCCCACCGTGACTACCACGGTCGCAACTTGCACTTGGTGGGGCAGGAACTGGCGGTGATCGACTTCCAGGACATGCAGTTGCTGCCTCTGGCCTACGACGCCGTCTCCCTGATCCGCGACA
This region includes:
- a CDS encoding aminoglycoside phosphotransferase family protein, with the translated sequence MRQAPIPTLQDWACGQLGLKGCPFTPLAGDAGSRRYWRLGGGDDSAILVSYPQGEQAAMAAFTRIAKALAEAGVLVPEPLAATDNAMLLPDLGDRLLSGLAPSERGPWYRKAVALLAKVQGLTLELPQAGMAFVQRKRDLFQDWYLGRHLGVELAPGRLDGVFALLFDNFFAQPLVPAHRDYHGRNLHLVGQELAVIDFQDMQLLPLAYDAVSLIRDSYVALSLEEEEALIAQAFAQQAKTGDQAQFRRWLDLTGVLRQLKVLGIFCRLHYQDGKSGYLQDLVPTRDKLLRVARGYPELAPLVALLDANS